From the genome of Streptomyces sp. NBC_01304:
AGTACATTCATATTGGTGGGGACGAGGCGCATTCCACCAGCCATGAGGACTACGTGAAGTTCATGAACCGGGTGCAGCCGGTGGTCGCCAAGTACGGGAAGACCGTGATGGGTTGGCACCAGCTGACCGGGGCGACGCCCGCGCAGGGTGCGATCGCGCAGTGGTGGGGTCTGGACGGGACCAGCCAGGCGGAGAAGGACCAGGTCGTGAACGCCGCGAAGAACGGGACCAAGCTGGTCCTCTCGCCGGCCGACCGGGCCTATCTCGACATGAAGTACAACAAGGACACCCCGCTGGGGCTGGCCTGGGCCGGCTATGTCGAGGTCGACCGGTCCTACAGCTGGAACCCGGACACCTTGCTGGCGGGGGCGCCCGCGGAATCGATCGCCGGGGTCGAGGCGCCGCTCTGGGCCGAGACGATCTCGACGAGCAAGCACATCGAGTTCATGGCGTTTCCGCGGTTGCCGGGGATTGCTGAGCTCGGGTGGACGCTTCGGAAGCCGAACTCCTTCGAGGAGTACAAGGGGCGGCTTGCTCAGCAAGGGCCTCGGTGGGATGCCCTTGGGATGGACTACTACAAGTCGAGCAAGGTGCCCTGGCCTGCGGGTTGATGGGTGCGGGTCAGTCGGGGCGGGGTGGGGATTTCTTCCCCTCCCCGCCCCTTCCCGTAAGACTGCCGTCGGCTGGAAAAGATTGTCCTCAAACGCCGGACGGGCTGAATGAGGGAACCGGACGGGCTGAAAAGCTAAGCGGATTCGGCTTCGTCCCGCAGGTTGTCCTCGCTTGCGCCCAGGCGCCAATAGCCGACGAAGGTGATCGCCTTGCGGTCGAAGGTGCGGTCGTTCACCAGGTGGCGGCGGAGGGTCTTGATGGTGCCCGCCTCGCCCGCGATCCAGGTGTACGGGGTGCCCCCGGGCAGGTTCGCCGCGCGGATCGCGTCCACCGTGAGGTCGGTGCGCGAGGCCTCGGCGCCGTCCCGGACCAGCCAGGTGATGTCGGCGTCCGCCTGGGTGGTGAGCTCCAACTTGTCGTCCGCGTACGGGACTTCGAGCCAGACCTTCGCCTTCGTACCCGCCGGCAGCCACTCCAGGATCGCCGAAGCGGCGGGCAGCGCCGTCTCGTCGGCCCAGAGCAGGATCCAGTCGGTGCCCTCGGGCGGCCGGAAGCGTACGCCCGTGTTGTCCTCGACCGCCGGGCCGAGCACCTTCACCCGGTCACCCGCCTTCGCCCGCTCGGCCCAGACGCAGGCGGGACCGCCGTCCTCGTGGATCGCGAAGTCGATGTCGACCTCGGGTGCCGGGGTGCGGCGCTGCGCGCGGACCGTGTACGAGCGCATGATCGCCCGTACGCCGGTGGGGAGTTCGCGGTACGCCTGGTACCAGGTGGCCGGGTCCTGCGCGGGCGGCAGGACCGGATCCGATTGCCCCGGGTGCGGCAGGAACAGCGACAGGCTCTGGTCGCGGCCGCCGGAGGTGAAGGCGTCCAGGCCCGGGCCGGTGAAGGTGACCCGGATCAGGGAGCGCGAGAGCTGTTCGGCGCGTACGACTTCCAGGTCGAAGAGCGTGAAGGGCGGCGTCGCCGCGGTCTCCTCGGCCGACGTCACTTCTTGACCTTCTTCGCCGTCTCGATCGCCTTCGCCAGGTCCTCCAGGACCGGCGCGCACTTGGCGTACGAGTAGATGGGCTCGGTGACGCGCGGGACGACCTGGCCCGCCTGCACCGCCGGGAGCTGCTTCCAGGTCGGCTTGGACTTGTCCAGGGCGTCGGGCTGCAGCGACTGGGCACGGTTGTCGAGCATGATGATGTCCGCGTCGTACTTGTCGACGTTCTCCCAGCTCAACTCCTCGAAGAAGCCCTGGGCGTTGACCTTCGGCTCGACGAACTTGACGCCGAGCTGGGCGAAGTACGCGGTGTCCGCGGACATCTTGGCGAGGGAGACGTAGAAGAGATCCTTGCTGCCCGAACCGATCAGGACCTTGATGTCCGGGTTGGCCTTGGCGGCGGCGCGCAGTCGGGCGGCGGCCTTCTCGAAGCGGGTCTTGGCGTCGGTGACCTTCTTGGCCGTGATGTCGGCGCCGAGCGACTCGGCGAGGTCCAGACGGCGGGCCAGGGCCTTGTCCATCGTGGTCTCGGCGGCCC
Proteins encoded in this window:
- a CDS encoding siderophore-interacting protein; this translates as MTSAEETAATPPFTLFDLEVVRAEQLSRSLIRVTFTGPGLDAFTSGGRDQSLSLFLPHPGQSDPVLPPAQDPATWYQAYRELPTGVRAIMRSYTVRAQRRTPAPEVDIDFAIHEDGGPACVWAERAKAGDRVKVLGPAVEDNTGVRFRPPEGTDWILLWADETALPAASAILEWLPAGTKAKVWLEVPYADDKLELTTQADADITWLVRDGAEASRTDLTVDAIRAANLPGGTPYTWIAGEAGTIKTLRRHLVNDRTFDRKAITFVGYWRLGASEDNLRDEAESA
- a CDS encoding ABC transporter substrate-binding protein; amino-acid sequence: MRNARAPHLSRRGLLAAGTAVGAGVLLAACGTEKDKTGGSGTAAGKKGPWSFKDDRGTTVKADAIPSSIVAFTGTAAALYDYGIQVKGVFGPTTTPDGKPDVQAGDLDIDKVEILGNAYDKFNVEKYASLAPDALITDMWIKDQLWYVSGTAAEKKILQLKVPTVALWAAETTMDKALARRLDLAESLGADITAKKVTDAKTRFEKAAARLRAAAKANPDIKVLIGSGSKDLFYVSLAKMSADTAYFAQLGVKFVEPKVNAQGFFEELSWENVDKYDADIIMLDNRAQSLQPDALDKSKPTWKQLPAVQAGQVVPRVTEPIYSYAKCAPVLEDLAKAIETAKKVKK